In Rutidosis leptorrhynchoides isolate AG116_Rl617_1_P2 chromosome 2, CSIRO_AGI_Rlap_v1, whole genome shotgun sequence, one genomic interval encodes:
- the LOC139891714 gene encoding protein transport protein SEC16B homolog isoform X2, which translates to MEDTDENFFDKLVDDVDIDDKFKITSTATTEIVKANEVKANSSTGELGRVSVEEEDNKGSSTISTIQESIDNQVDPGQSLVVPNLFEFDNVNQEANNVIQYYGTGGGSGVKEVQWSAFTADDSDFFTEFDSNLVDPNMKVDNYVNSEASSVDNSSNVGSVIEYSSQFHEGQSYTTSGRQSMDGQDVNSIQYWENLYPGWKYDANTGQWYQVDEIYNAALNAQTAVNTTSAFDWTVSKVNTDVTYSQQNVQNSNKNVYPSHFYFDPQYPGWYYDMNIQEWRALDAYNCQLTNQNSYSASNSYYGNEQLDKWSGSDCNWNGSFSKQQDWQTGTVNQQQHNGANFHVNQQQSYDYGGTVLSHNKTNLVHNQFPGISGSQSFGSVGKFSEPFNQSMMEQSEMMNATNTYGNQNQLSFSQRSVHQSGPQNRSSLGQPPHALVTFGFGGKLIVMKDASALNASYQNQDSSAGSISVLNLAEIVTGSNDASISGTGVCSSYFHTLCRQSFPGPLAGGNVGSRELNRWIDERITQPTGSDYKNAQVLRLLLSLLKIASQHYGKLRSPFGTDTTSKENDAPDVAVARLFASAKKNIAEYGDYGVFANCLQQLTSEGQTRATAAEVQTLLVSGRKMEALYRAQEGQLWGLALVLAAQLGEQFYMDAVRNMALCQLVAGSPLRTLCLLIAGQPADVFSTDSTANDPTTAVNMFQQPAQAQLIGNAMLDDWEENVAMITANRTKDDELVLIHLGDCLWKETSNIIAAHICYLVAEANFEPYSDSARLCLIGADHWKHPRTYACPEAIQRTEVYEYSKLLGNSQFTLLPFQPYKLIYANMLAEVGRVSDSLKYCQVISKSLKTGRAPEVEIWRHLVSSLEDRIKTHQQGGFSTNLAPGKLVGKLLNLFDSTAHRVVGGLPPPVPLTSGSGAQNEHYHQPTGPRVSSSQSTMAMSSLVPSTSMEPITQNSAEGNNRRIMHNRSVSEPDFSRSPRQVDSSKENNAESQSKAAASSSSSRFRRFSFGSQLFQKTVGLVLKPRQDKQAKLGETNRFYYDDKLKRWVEEGVDPPAAEAALPPPPTMSTFQNGTTPDHGSKSEGSVNNGISEFSTSKSSGIPPIPATSSQHSARGRTGVRARYVDTFNQGGGNPTKLFQSPSVTSIKPVAKSNPKFFVPIEQPANAVKEKMQQQTTTTVDENHSPTSSCSSVHNNNRFEPPSYQSCMQRFASMDDFSKGSSPHSRRTVSWGGSTDFNMPKNSFIPSQQGFAQTTNVDDLHEVEL; encoded by the exons ATGGAGGACACTGATGAAAATTTCTTCGATAAACTGGTTGATGATGTTGACATTGATGATAAATTCAAAATCACTTCAACCGCAACTACCGAAATAGTGAAAGCGAACGAGGTTAAAGCTAATTCAAGCACAGGTGAATTGGGAAGAGTAAGCGTAGAAGAAGAAGATAATAAAGGTTCTTCAACAATTAGTACAATACAAGAGTCGATCGATAATCAAGTGGACCCCGGTCAGTCTTTAGTGGTGCCTAATTTGTTCGAATTTGATAATGTGAATCAAGAAGCTAATAATGTGATTCAGTATTATGGAACTGGAGGTGGTTCAGGTGTTAAGGAGGTGCAGTGGAGCGCGTTTACTGCAGACGACTCTGACTTTTTTACCGAATTTGACAGTAATTTGGTTGACCCGAATATGAAAGTGGATAACTATGTTAACAGTGAAGCGAGTTCAGTCGATAACTCATCAAATGTGGGGAGTGTTATCGAATATTCAAGTCAATTTCATGAGGGTCAGTCGTATACAACATCTGGGAGACAAAGTATGGATGGACAAGATGTTAATAGCATTCAGTATTGGGAGAATTTATATCCGGGTTGGAAGTATGATGCGAATACTGGACAATGGTATCAAGTTGATGAAATTTATAACGCAGCGTTAAATGCACAGACAGCGGTTAACACTACTTCTGCATTTGACTGGACTGTTTCTAAGGTAAATACGGATGTTACTTATTCGCAACAAAATGTccaaaatagtaataaaaatgtgTATCCCTCACATTTTTATTTTGATCCTCAATATCCTGGTTGGTATTATGACATGAATATTCAAGAATGGCGTGCTTTGGATGCATATAACTGTCAGTTAACCAATCAAAATAGTTACTCAGCAAGTAATAGCTATTATGGGAATGAACAGTTAGATAAGTGGTCTGGGTCAGACTGTAACTGGAATGGGTCATTTAGTAAACAGCAAGATTGGCAAACTGGTACCGTTAATCAACAGCAACATAATGGTGCAAATTTCCATGTTAATCAGCAGCAGTCATATGATTATGGGGGAACAGTCTTATCTCATAACAAAACTAATCTGGTTCATAATCAGTTTCCTGGTATTTCGGGGTCCCAATCGTTTGGGTCTGTTGGGAAATTTAGCGAACCGTTTAATCAATCAATGATGGAGCAATCTGAGATGATGAATGCTACGAACACCTACGGGAATCAGAACCAATTAAGTTTTTCTCAGAGAAGTGTTCATCAGAGTGGGCCTCAAAACAGGTCATCTTTGGGTCAACCACCACATGCATTGGTTACATTTGGTTTTGGTGGGAAGCTTATTGTCATGAAGGATGCAAGTGCTTTAAATGCATCCTATCAAAACCAG GATTCTAGTGCTGGGTCAATTTCTGTTCTTAACTTGGCAGAAATTGTGACCGGATCAAACGATGCATCAATCAGTGGGACCGGTGTATGTAGTAGTTATTTTCATACGCTTTGCCGCCAGTCATTTCCGGGCCCACTGGCTGGCGGAAACGTTGGTAGTAGAGAGTTGAATAGGTGGATTGATGAGAGGATTACGCAACCGACAGGCAGCGATTATAAGAATGCCCAAGTTCTAAGGCTGCTACTTTCTTTGTTAAAAATTGCTTCTCAGCACTACGGGAAATTGCGTTCTCCTTTTGGCACCGATACTACATCAAAG GAAAATGATGCACCTGATGTCGCCGTTGCTAGATTGTTTGCGTCTGCAAAGAAAAACATCGCAGAATACGGTGATTATGGTGTTTTCGCCAACTGCTTGCAACAGTTAACTTCGGAAGGACAGACCAGG GCAACTGCTGCTGAAGTCCAAACTCTGCTGGTTTCTGGTAGAAAGATGGAAGCTCTATATCGAGCACAGGAGGGTCAATTGTGGGGGCTAGCCCTTGTTCTTGCAGCACAACTTGGAGAACAG TTCTATATGGATGCGGTTAGAAATATGGCTCTTTGCCAGCTGGTAGCGGGCTCACCTTTGCGGACTTTATGTCTACTTATTGCTGGTCAACCTGCAGATGTGTTTTCAACTGACAGTACAGCAAATGATCCTACAACTGCTGTAAATATGTTTCAACAACCTGCACAG GCTCAACTTATAGGTAATGCTATGCTTGATGATTGGGAAGAGAACGTAGCCATGATTACTGCTAACCGGACCAAAGATGACGAACTCGTGCTTATTCATCTTGGGGACTGTTTATGGAAGGAAACGAGTAAT ATTATTGCTGCACACATCTGCTACTTAGTTGCAGAAGCAAACTTCGAGCCGTATTCAGATAGCGCTAGACTTTGTCTCATTGGTGCGGACCACTGGAAACATCCACGAACATATGCGTGTCCAGAAGCCATTCAG AGAACAGAGGTGTATGAATATTCAAAGCTTCTGGGGAATTCTCAGTTCACCTTGCTACCATTTCAACCATATAAGCTTATATATGCGAATATGTTGGCTGAAGTAGGAAGAGTATCAGACTCATTGAA GTATTGTCAAGTGATATCAAAATCTTTGAAAACTGGGCGGGCCCCGGAAGTGGAAATATGGAGGCATCTGGTTTCGTCATTAGAGGATCGGATAAAAACTCACCAACAG GGTGGTTTCTCTACAAATTTAGCTCCTGGCAAATTAGTTGGAAAATTGCTCAACCTTTTTGACAGTACGGCACATCGAGTGGTGGGGGGTTTACCGCCACCTGTCCCATTAACGTCTGGTTCTGGTGCGCAAAATGAACATTACCATCAGCCCACGGGCCCGCGGGTATCTTCTAGTCAGTCAACAATGGCCATGTCATCATTAGTTCCATCCACATCCATGGAGCCCATTACACAGAATTCGGCAGAGGGAAACAATAGAAGGATCATGCATAACAGAAGTGTTTCCGAGCCTGATTTTAGTCGGTCACCTAGGCAG GTTGATTCTTCAAAGGAAAACAATGCAGAGTCACAAAGTAAAGCTGCTGCTTCTTCCTCTTCTTCACGTTTTCGTCGTTTTAGCTTTGGGTCACAGCTCTTCCAAAAGACTGTGGGTTTGGTTCTAAAACCCCGCCAAGACAAGCAG GCGAAATTGGGGGAGACGAATAGATTTTATTATGATGATAAACTCAAAAGATGGGTAGAGGAAGGTGTTGATCCACCGGCGGCTGAAGCAGCACTTCCTCCACCACCGACAATGTCGACTTTCCAGAACGGGACTACACCGGATCATGGCTCAAAAAGTGAAGGTTCTGTTAACAATGGAATTTCTGAATTTTCAACCTCCAAAAGTTCAGGGATTCCACCAATACCAGCCACCTCGAGCCAACATTCAGCACGTGGAAGGACGGGTGTTCGAGCAAG GTATGTTGATACTTTCAATCAAGGTGGTGGGAACCCAACCAAGTTGTTCCAGTCACCATCTGTTACTTCCATCAAACCAGTCGCGAAATCAAATCCAAAATTCTTCGTTCCAATTGAACAACCAGCCAACGCTGTTAAAGAGAAGATgca
- the LOC139891714 gene encoding protein transport protein SEC16B homolog isoform X1, whose amino-acid sequence MEDTDENFFDKLVDDVDIDDKFKITSTATTEIVKANEVKANSSTGELGRVSVEEEDNKGSSTISTIQESIDNQVDPGQSLVVPNLFEFDNVNQEANNVIQYYGTGGGSGVKEVQWSAFTADDSDFFTEFDSNLVDPNMKVDNYVNSEASSVDNSSNVGSVIEYSSQFHEGQSYTTSGRQSMDGQDVNSIQYWENLYPGWKYDANTGQWYQVDEIYNAALNAQTAVNTTSAFDWTVSKVNTDVTYSQQNVQNSNKNVYPSHFYFDPQYPGWYYDMNIQEWRALDAYNCQLTNQNSYSASNSYYGNEQLDKWSGSDCNWNGSFSKQQDWQTGTVNQQQHNGANFHVNQQQSYDYGGTVLSHNKTNLVHNQFPGISGSQSFGSVGKFSEPFNQSMMEQSEMMNATNTYGNQNQLSFSQRSVHQSGPQNRSSLGQPPHALVTFGFGGKLIVMKDASALNASYQNQDSSAGSISVLNLAEIVTGSNDASISGTGVCSSYFHTLCRQSFPGPLAGGNVGSRELNRWIDERITQPTGSDYKNAQVLRLLLSLLKIASQHYGKLRSPFGTDTTSKENDAPDVAVARLFASAKKNIAEYGDYGVFANCLQQLTSEGQTRATAAEVQTLLVSGRKMEALYRAQEGQLWGLALVLAAQLGEQFYMDAVRNMALCQLVAGSPLRTLCLLIAGQPADVFSTDSTANDPTTAVNMFQQPAQAQLIGNAMLDDWEENVAMITANRTKDDELVLIHLGDCLWKETSNIIAAHICYLVAEANFEPYSDSARLCLIGADHWKHPRTYACPEAIQRTEVYEYSKLLGNSQFTLLPFQPYKLIYANMLAEVGRVSDSLKYCQVISKSLKTGRAPEVEIWRHLVSSLEDRIKTHQQGGFSTNLAPGKLVGKLLNLFDSTAHRVVGGLPPPVPLTSGSGAQNEHYHQPTGPRVSSSQSTMAMSSLVPSTSMEPITQNSAEGNNRRIMHNRSVSEPDFSRSPRQKQVDSSKENNAESQSKAAASSSSSRFRRFSFGSQLFQKTVGLVLKPRQDKQAKLGETNRFYYDDKLKRWVEEGVDPPAAEAALPPPPTMSTFQNGTTPDHGSKSEGSVNNGISEFSTSKSSGIPPIPATSSQHSARGRTGVRARYVDTFNQGGGNPTKLFQSPSVTSIKPVAKSNPKFFVPIEQPANAVKEKMQQQTTTTVDENHSPTSSCSSVHNNNRFEPPSYQSCMQRFASMDDFSKGSSPHSRRTVSWGGSTDFNMPKNSFIPSQQGFAQTTNVDDLHEVEL is encoded by the exons ATGGAGGACACTGATGAAAATTTCTTCGATAAACTGGTTGATGATGTTGACATTGATGATAAATTCAAAATCACTTCAACCGCAACTACCGAAATAGTGAAAGCGAACGAGGTTAAAGCTAATTCAAGCACAGGTGAATTGGGAAGAGTAAGCGTAGAAGAAGAAGATAATAAAGGTTCTTCAACAATTAGTACAATACAAGAGTCGATCGATAATCAAGTGGACCCCGGTCAGTCTTTAGTGGTGCCTAATTTGTTCGAATTTGATAATGTGAATCAAGAAGCTAATAATGTGATTCAGTATTATGGAACTGGAGGTGGTTCAGGTGTTAAGGAGGTGCAGTGGAGCGCGTTTACTGCAGACGACTCTGACTTTTTTACCGAATTTGACAGTAATTTGGTTGACCCGAATATGAAAGTGGATAACTATGTTAACAGTGAAGCGAGTTCAGTCGATAACTCATCAAATGTGGGGAGTGTTATCGAATATTCAAGTCAATTTCATGAGGGTCAGTCGTATACAACATCTGGGAGACAAAGTATGGATGGACAAGATGTTAATAGCATTCAGTATTGGGAGAATTTATATCCGGGTTGGAAGTATGATGCGAATACTGGACAATGGTATCAAGTTGATGAAATTTATAACGCAGCGTTAAATGCACAGACAGCGGTTAACACTACTTCTGCATTTGACTGGACTGTTTCTAAGGTAAATACGGATGTTACTTATTCGCAACAAAATGTccaaaatagtaataaaaatgtgTATCCCTCACATTTTTATTTTGATCCTCAATATCCTGGTTGGTATTATGACATGAATATTCAAGAATGGCGTGCTTTGGATGCATATAACTGTCAGTTAACCAATCAAAATAGTTACTCAGCAAGTAATAGCTATTATGGGAATGAACAGTTAGATAAGTGGTCTGGGTCAGACTGTAACTGGAATGGGTCATTTAGTAAACAGCAAGATTGGCAAACTGGTACCGTTAATCAACAGCAACATAATGGTGCAAATTTCCATGTTAATCAGCAGCAGTCATATGATTATGGGGGAACAGTCTTATCTCATAACAAAACTAATCTGGTTCATAATCAGTTTCCTGGTATTTCGGGGTCCCAATCGTTTGGGTCTGTTGGGAAATTTAGCGAACCGTTTAATCAATCAATGATGGAGCAATCTGAGATGATGAATGCTACGAACACCTACGGGAATCAGAACCAATTAAGTTTTTCTCAGAGAAGTGTTCATCAGAGTGGGCCTCAAAACAGGTCATCTTTGGGTCAACCACCACATGCATTGGTTACATTTGGTTTTGGTGGGAAGCTTATTGTCATGAAGGATGCAAGTGCTTTAAATGCATCCTATCAAAACCAG GATTCTAGTGCTGGGTCAATTTCTGTTCTTAACTTGGCAGAAATTGTGACCGGATCAAACGATGCATCAATCAGTGGGACCGGTGTATGTAGTAGTTATTTTCATACGCTTTGCCGCCAGTCATTTCCGGGCCCACTGGCTGGCGGAAACGTTGGTAGTAGAGAGTTGAATAGGTGGATTGATGAGAGGATTACGCAACCGACAGGCAGCGATTATAAGAATGCCCAAGTTCTAAGGCTGCTACTTTCTTTGTTAAAAATTGCTTCTCAGCACTACGGGAAATTGCGTTCTCCTTTTGGCACCGATACTACATCAAAG GAAAATGATGCACCTGATGTCGCCGTTGCTAGATTGTTTGCGTCTGCAAAGAAAAACATCGCAGAATACGGTGATTATGGTGTTTTCGCCAACTGCTTGCAACAGTTAACTTCGGAAGGACAGACCAGG GCAACTGCTGCTGAAGTCCAAACTCTGCTGGTTTCTGGTAGAAAGATGGAAGCTCTATATCGAGCACAGGAGGGTCAATTGTGGGGGCTAGCCCTTGTTCTTGCAGCACAACTTGGAGAACAG TTCTATATGGATGCGGTTAGAAATATGGCTCTTTGCCAGCTGGTAGCGGGCTCACCTTTGCGGACTTTATGTCTACTTATTGCTGGTCAACCTGCAGATGTGTTTTCAACTGACAGTACAGCAAATGATCCTACAACTGCTGTAAATATGTTTCAACAACCTGCACAG GCTCAACTTATAGGTAATGCTATGCTTGATGATTGGGAAGAGAACGTAGCCATGATTACTGCTAACCGGACCAAAGATGACGAACTCGTGCTTATTCATCTTGGGGACTGTTTATGGAAGGAAACGAGTAAT ATTATTGCTGCACACATCTGCTACTTAGTTGCAGAAGCAAACTTCGAGCCGTATTCAGATAGCGCTAGACTTTGTCTCATTGGTGCGGACCACTGGAAACATCCACGAACATATGCGTGTCCAGAAGCCATTCAG AGAACAGAGGTGTATGAATATTCAAAGCTTCTGGGGAATTCTCAGTTCACCTTGCTACCATTTCAACCATATAAGCTTATATATGCGAATATGTTGGCTGAAGTAGGAAGAGTATCAGACTCATTGAA GTATTGTCAAGTGATATCAAAATCTTTGAAAACTGGGCGGGCCCCGGAAGTGGAAATATGGAGGCATCTGGTTTCGTCATTAGAGGATCGGATAAAAACTCACCAACAG GGTGGTTTCTCTACAAATTTAGCTCCTGGCAAATTAGTTGGAAAATTGCTCAACCTTTTTGACAGTACGGCACATCGAGTGGTGGGGGGTTTACCGCCACCTGTCCCATTAACGTCTGGTTCTGGTGCGCAAAATGAACATTACCATCAGCCCACGGGCCCGCGGGTATCTTCTAGTCAGTCAACAATGGCCATGTCATCATTAGTTCCATCCACATCCATGGAGCCCATTACACAGAATTCGGCAGAGGGAAACAATAGAAGGATCATGCATAACAGAAGTGTTTCCGAGCCTGATTTTAGTCGGTCACCTAGGCAG AAACAGGTTGATTCTTCAAAGGAAAACAATGCAGAGTCACAAAGTAAAGCTGCTGCTTCTTCCTCTTCTTCACGTTTTCGTCGTTTTAGCTTTGGGTCACAGCTCTTCCAAAAGACTGTGGGTTTGGTTCTAAAACCCCGCCAAGACAAGCAG GCGAAATTGGGGGAGACGAATAGATTTTATTATGATGATAAACTCAAAAGATGGGTAGAGGAAGGTGTTGATCCACCGGCGGCTGAAGCAGCACTTCCTCCACCACCGACAATGTCGACTTTCCAGAACGGGACTACACCGGATCATGGCTCAAAAAGTGAAGGTTCTGTTAACAATGGAATTTCTGAATTTTCAACCTCCAAAAGTTCAGGGATTCCACCAATACCAGCCACCTCGAGCCAACATTCAGCACGTGGAAGGACGGGTGTTCGAGCAAG GTATGTTGATACTTTCAATCAAGGTGGTGGGAACCCAACCAAGTTGTTCCAGTCACCATCTGTTACTTCCATCAAACCAGTCGCGAAATCAAATCCAAAATTCTTCGTTCCAATTGAACAACCAGCCAACGCTGTTAAAGAGAAGATgca